The following are encoded in a window of Actinomadura rubteroloni genomic DNA:
- a CDS encoding cysteine desulfurase, with product MTGTTQDAGLLPAELKKDFPLLQRTVRGGRPLVYLDSGATSQKPAAVLDAEREFYERHNAAVHRGAHLLGEEATDAFEGARATIATFIGAVPGEIVFTRNATEALNLVAYSMSNAATSGPEAERFRLGPGDEVVVTEMEHHANLVPWQQLCRRTGATLRWFGLTDDGRLDLDDLDGLVNERTRLVALTHQSNVLGTITPVEAIAARAHAVGALVVVDAAQSVPHMPVDVTALGADLLAFSGHKMLGPTGIGVLWGRRELLEAMPPFITGGSMIEVVRMEESTFLPPPQRFEAGSPNVAQAVGLGAACDYLSELGMDRVHAHEEILLGYALERLGEIPGVRIVGPGTVESRGGAVSFVVDDIHPHDVGQVLDELGVEVRVGHHCAAPICRRYGIPATTRASLYVYNTLADVDALADGVRHAQKFFGTA from the coding sequence ATGACCGGGACCACCCAGGACGCGGGGCTGCTCCCCGCCGAGCTGAAGAAGGACTTCCCGCTCCTGCAGCGCACGGTCCGCGGCGGGCGTCCGCTCGTCTACCTGGACTCGGGCGCGACGTCGCAGAAGCCCGCCGCCGTGCTGGACGCCGAACGCGAGTTCTACGAGCGGCACAACGCGGCCGTCCACCGGGGCGCGCACCTGCTCGGCGAGGAGGCCACCGACGCGTTCGAGGGCGCCCGCGCCACGATCGCGACGTTCATCGGCGCGGTCCCCGGCGAGATCGTCTTCACGCGCAACGCGACCGAGGCGCTGAACCTCGTCGCGTACTCGATGAGCAACGCCGCGACGTCCGGCCCGGAGGCCGAGCGGTTCCGGCTCGGCCCCGGCGACGAGGTCGTCGTCACCGAGATGGAGCACCACGCCAACCTGGTGCCGTGGCAGCAGCTCTGCCGCCGCACCGGGGCGACGCTGCGCTGGTTCGGCCTCACCGACGACGGCCGGCTCGACCTGGACGACCTCGACGGGCTCGTCAACGAGCGGACCCGGCTGGTCGCGCTGACCCACCAGTCCAACGTCCTCGGGACGATCACGCCGGTCGAGGCCATCGCCGCCCGCGCCCACGCCGTCGGCGCGCTCGTCGTGGTGGACGCGGCGCAGTCCGTCCCGCACATGCCGGTGGACGTCACCGCGCTCGGCGCCGACCTGCTCGCCTTCTCCGGCCACAAGATGCTCGGCCCGACCGGCATCGGCGTCCTGTGGGGCCGCCGGGAACTGCTGGAGGCGATGCCGCCGTTCATCACCGGCGGCTCGATGATCGAGGTCGTGCGGATGGAGGAGTCGACGTTCCTGCCGCCGCCGCAGCGGTTCGAGGCCGGGTCGCCGAACGTCGCGCAGGCCGTCGGGCTCGGCGCGGCCTGCGACTACCTGTCCGAACTCGGGATGGACCGCGTCCACGCGCACGAGGAGATCCTGCTCGGGTACGCGCTGGAGCGCCTCGGCGAGATCCCGGGCGTGCGGATCGTCGGCCCGGGGACGGTCGAGTCGCGCGGCGGCGCGGTGTCGTTCGTCGTGGACGACATCCACCCGCACGACGTGGGCCAGGTGCTGGACGAACTGGGCGTCGAGGTCCGGGTCGGGCACCACTGCGCGGCGCCGATCTGCCGCCGGTACGGCATCCCGGCCACGACGCGCGCGAGCCTGTACGTCTACAACACCCTGGCCGACGTCGACGCGTTGGCCGACGGGGTGCGGCACGCCCAGAAGTTCTTCGGAACAGCCTGA
- the sufC gene encoding Fe-S cluster assembly ATPase SufC — translation MATLEIRDLHVSVGEGAEGAKEILRGVDLTIRAGETHAIMGPNGSGKSTLAYAISGHPKYTVTSGSVTLDGEDVLAMSVDERARAGLFLAMQYPVEVPGVSVSNFLRSAVTAVRGEAPKLRDFTKEMKGAMDALSIDPAFAQRSLNEGFSGGEKKRHEILQLEMLKPRIAVLDETDSGLDVDALKVVSEGVNRFGAGGDTGVLLITHYTRILRYVKPDFVHVFAGGRVVAAGGPELADVLENEGYEKYVKAGASS, via the coding sequence ATGGCCACGCTTGAGATCCGCGACCTCCACGTCTCCGTCGGGGAAGGCGCCGAAGGCGCGAAGGAGATCCTGCGCGGGGTCGACCTGACCATCCGGGCCGGCGAGACCCACGCGATCATGGGGCCCAACGGGTCCGGGAAGTCCACGCTCGCCTACGCCATCTCGGGGCACCCGAAGTACACGGTGACCTCCGGGAGCGTGACGCTGGACGGCGAGGACGTCCTCGCGATGAGCGTGGACGAGCGCGCCCGCGCCGGGCTGTTCCTCGCGATGCAGTACCCGGTCGAGGTGCCGGGGGTGTCGGTGTCGAACTTCCTGCGCTCGGCCGTCACCGCCGTGCGCGGCGAGGCGCCGAAGCTGCGCGACTTCACCAAGGAGATGAAGGGCGCGATGGACGCGCTGTCCATCGACCCGGCGTTCGCCCAGCGCAGCCTGAACGAGGGCTTCTCCGGCGGTGAGAAGAAGCGCCACGAGATCCTGCAGCTCGAAATGCTGAAGCCGCGGATCGCGGTGCTGGACGAGACCGACTCCGGCCTCGACGTGGACGCGCTGAAGGTCGTGTCCGAGGGCGTGAACCGGTTCGGCGCGGGCGGCGACACCGGCGTCCTGCTCATCACCCACTACACGCGGATCCTGCGGTACGTGAAGCCGGACTTCGTCCACGTCTTCGCGGGCGGCCGGGTCGTCGCGGCGGGCGGCCCCGAGCTGGCCGACGTGCTGGAGAACGAGGGCTACGAGAAGTACGTCAAGGCGGGCGCGTCGTCATGA
- a CDS encoding non-heme iron oxygenase ferredoxin subunit, translating to MSFVKVCPLAEVPADGALAVEIGGTPVAVVRAGDDVFAVNDICSHAEVSLSEGEVYNGTIECWLHGSCFDLRTGKPTNPPATQPVATYRVKVEDGDVYVALGSDD from the coding sequence ATGAGCTTCGTGAAGGTCTGCCCGCTGGCGGAGGTCCCGGCCGACGGCGCGCTCGCGGTCGAGATCGGCGGCACGCCCGTCGCGGTCGTCCGCGCCGGCGACGACGTGTTCGCCGTGAACGACATCTGCTCGCACGCCGAGGTCTCCTTGTCCGAGGGCGAGGTCTACAACGGCACGATCGAGTGCTGGCTGCACGGATCGTGCTTCGACCTGCGCACCGGCAAGCCCACCAACCCGCCGGCGACCCAGCCGGTGGCCACGTACCGCGTGAAGGTCGAGGACGGCGACGTGTACGTCGCGCTCGGCTCCGACGACTGA
- the sufD gene encoding Fe-S cluster assembly protein SufD → MGLEQRPVSTLHERASFDVADFEVPTGREEEWRFTPLRRLRGLHNGAAEAHGKVIAEAVAAAGATVETVGREDPRLGRSFVPGDRVSAQAWASFAQATIVTVPKETELTEPVVLRLRGEDASAASFGHTAVVLEPFARATVVLEHRGSATYADNVEFVVGDGASLSVIGLQDWDDDTVHVSYQHARLGRDARFVSHNVTLGGDLVRISPSVVYDGPGGDAELYGVYFADGGQHLEHRLFVDHDRPRCRSRVDYRGALQDADAHAVWIGDVVIRAEAEGTDTYELNRNLVLTDGTRVDSVPNLEILTGEVVGAGHASASGRLDDEHLFYLQARGIPADEARRMVVRGFLGQLVERIEVPEVRAKVEEAIEAELDR, encoded by the coding sequence ATGGGTCTGGAACAGCGGCCCGTCTCGACACTGCACGAGCGGGCGTCCTTCGACGTCGCCGACTTCGAGGTCCCGACCGGACGCGAGGAGGAGTGGCGGTTCACCCCGCTGCGCCGCCTGCGCGGCCTGCACAACGGGGCCGCCGAAGCGCACGGCAAGGTCATCGCCGAGGCCGTCGCGGCGGCCGGCGCGACCGTGGAGACGGTCGGCCGCGAGGACCCGCGCCTCGGCCGCTCGTTCGTCCCGGGCGACCGGGTCAGCGCGCAGGCGTGGGCGTCGTTCGCCCAGGCCACGATCGTGACCGTCCCGAAGGAGACCGAGCTGACCGAGCCGGTCGTCCTGCGCCTGCGCGGCGAGGACGCCTCGGCCGCGTCGTTCGGGCACACCGCCGTCGTGCTGGAGCCGTTCGCGCGGGCCACCGTCGTGCTGGAGCACCGCGGCTCGGCGACCTACGCCGACAACGTCGAGTTCGTCGTCGGCGACGGCGCCTCGCTGTCGGTGATCGGCCTCCAGGACTGGGACGACGACACCGTCCACGTGTCCTACCAGCACGCGCGGCTCGGCCGGGACGCCCGGTTCGTCTCGCACAACGTCACGCTCGGCGGCGACCTCGTGCGGATCTCCCCGTCGGTCGTCTACGACGGCCCCGGCGGGGACGCCGAGCTGTACGGCGTCTACTTCGCCGACGGCGGCCAGCACCTGGAGCACCGGCTGTTCGTGGACCACGACCGGCCGCGCTGCCGCAGCCGCGTCGACTACCGGGGCGCGCTGCAGGACGCCGACGCGCACGCCGTGTGGATCGGGGACGTCGTGATCCGCGCGGAGGCCGAGGGCACCGACACCTACGAGCTGAACCGCAACCTCGTCCTCACCGACGGGACCCGCGTCGACTCGGTGCCGAACCTCGAGATCCTGACCGGCGAGGTCGTCGGGGCGGGGCACGCCTCGGCGTCCGGCCGCCTGGACGACGAGCACCTGTTCTACCTCCAGGCGCGCGGCATCCCCGCCGACGAGGCCCGCCGCATGGTGGTCCGCGGGTTCCTCGGGCAGCTCGTGGAGCGCATCGAGGTCCCCGAGGTCCGCGCGAAGGTCGAGGAAGCGATCGAGGCGGAGCTGGACCGATGA
- the sufB gene encoding Fe-S cluster assembly protein SufB: MTTAAHPELEGLDRYKFGWADTDTAGASARRGLNEDVVRDISGKKGEPDWMLDLRLKGLRLFDKKPMPSWGSDLSDIDFDNIKYFVRSTEKQAASWEELPEDIKNTYDKLGIPEAEKQRLVAGVAAQYESEVVYHKIRDDLEEKGVIFVDTDTGLREHPEIFQEYFGSVIPVGDNKFAALNTAVWSGGSFIYVPPGVHVEIPLQAYFRINTENMGQFERTLIIADEGSYVHYVEGCTAPIYKSDSLHSAVVEIVVKKDARVRYTTIQNWSNNVYNLVTKRAVAYEGATMEWVDGNIGSKVTMKYPAVYLLGEHAKGETLSIAFAGEGQHQDAGAKMVHAAPNTSSSVVSKSVARGGGRTSYRGLVQIQEGAAHSKATVKCDALLVDQISRSDTYPYVDVREDDAEMGHEATVSKVSDDQLFYLMSRGLSEDEAMAMIVRGFVEPIARELPMEYALELNRLIELQMEGAVG, encoded by the coding sequence ATGACGACGGCTGCCCACCCTGAGCTGGAAGGGCTCGACCGGTACAAGTTCGGCTGGGCCGACACCGACACCGCCGGCGCGTCCGCCCGCCGCGGCCTGAACGAGGACGTCGTCCGCGACATCTCGGGCAAGAAGGGCGAGCCGGACTGGATGCTCGACCTGCGCCTCAAGGGCCTCCGGCTGTTCGACAAGAAGCCGATGCCGAGCTGGGGATCGGACCTGTCGGACATCGACTTCGACAACATCAAGTACTTCGTCCGCTCCACCGAGAAGCAGGCGGCCTCCTGGGAGGAACTGCCGGAGGACATCAAGAACACCTACGACAAGCTCGGCATCCCCGAGGCGGAGAAGCAGCGCCTCGTCGCCGGCGTCGCCGCCCAGTACGAGTCCGAGGTCGTCTACCACAAGATCCGTGACGACCTGGAGGAGAAGGGCGTCATCTTCGTCGACACCGACACCGGCCTCCGCGAGCACCCGGAGATCTTCCAGGAGTACTTCGGCTCGGTGATCCCGGTCGGCGACAACAAGTTCGCCGCGCTGAACACGGCGGTGTGGTCGGGCGGGTCGTTCATCTACGTCCCGCCGGGCGTCCACGTCGAGATCCCGCTCCAGGCCTACTTCCGGATCAACACCGAGAACATGGGCCAGTTCGAGCGGACGCTGATCATCGCCGACGAGGGCTCCTACGTCCACTACGTCGAAGGTTGTACCGCTCCGATCTACAAGTCGGACTCGCTGCACTCGGCCGTGGTCGAAATCGTCGTGAAGAAGGACGCCCGCGTCCGCTACACGACGATCCAGAACTGGTCGAACAACGTCTACAACCTCGTCACCAAGCGCGCCGTCGCCTACGAGGGCGCGACGATGGAGTGGGTCGACGGCAACATCGGCTCCAAGGTCACGATGAAGTACCCCGCCGTCTACCTGCTCGGCGAGCACGCCAAGGGCGAGACGCTGTCGATCGCGTTCGCCGGCGAGGGCCAGCACCAGGACGCGGGCGCCAAGATGGTCCACGCCGCGCCGAACACCTCCAGCAGCGTCGTGTCCAAGTCGGTGGCGCGCGGCGGCGGCCGGACGTCCTACCGCGGGCTCGTCCAGATCCAGGAGGGCGCGGCGCACAGCAAGGCCACGGTCAAGTGCGACGCGCTGCTCGTGGACCAGATCAGCCGGTCCGACACCTACCCCTACGTGGACGTCCGCGAGGACGACGCCGAGATGGGGCACGAGGCCACGGTCTCCAAGGTGTCCGACGACCAGCTCTTCTACCTGATGAGCCGCGGCCTCAGCGAGGACGAGGCCATGGCGATGATCGTCCGCGGGTTCGTGGAGCCGATCGCGCGCGAGCTGCCGATGGAGTACGCGCTCGAACTGAACCGCCTGATCGAGCTGCAGATGGAAGGGGCCGTCGGCTGA
- a CDS encoding universal stress protein, with the protein MTPAPVLAGYTADERGDDALALADLYARATGARLTVANVRPPGWPARGPGSVDAEWTAYLREHSAEVLDRAAGQLGERADTGYVSHPHRGSGRGLAEAARAAGAGLIVIGSAPGGRRGGVAVGSTADQLLHGAPVPVLLAPLGFADAPPPRLERLTVAYRRGREDPLPGAARLAAALDAPVRLVSLVPRPAGLPARFRRGAEDVVARALAAAEEDLADAAARLRDRLPAGLAITTEAAEGAGIGAALRSLVLLPGELLACQSSHDGPIRKVFLGESSGKIVRAASCPIVVLPRGSLPE; encoded by the coding sequence ATGACCCCGGCGCCCGTCCTCGCCGGCTACACCGCCGACGAGCGCGGCGACGACGCGCTCGCCCTCGCCGACCTGTACGCCCGCGCGACCGGGGCGCGGCTGACCGTCGCGAACGTCCGGCCGCCCGGCTGGCCCGCGCGCGGCCCCGGCTCGGTCGACGCCGAATGGACGGCCTACCTGCGCGAACACTCCGCCGAAGTGCTCGACCGGGCCGCCGGGCAGCTCGGCGAGCGCGCCGACACCGGCTACGTCTCCCACCCGCACCGGGGCAGCGGCCGGGGCCTGGCCGAGGCGGCCCGCGCCGCCGGGGCCGGGCTGATCGTCATCGGGTCCGCGCCGGGCGGCCGGCGCGGCGGCGTCGCCGTCGGCAGCACCGCCGACCAGCTCCTGCACGGCGCGCCCGTGCCCGTCCTGCTGGCCCCGCTCGGCTTCGCCGACGCCCCGCCGCCCCGGCTGGAGCGGCTGACCGTCGCCTACCGCCGGGGCCGGGAGGACCCGCTGCCCGGCGCGGCCCGCCTGGCCGCCGCGCTGGACGCGCCCGTCCGGCTGGTCTCGCTCGTGCCGCGCCCGGCGGGGCTGCCCGCCCGGTTCCGGCGGGGCGCCGAGGACGTCGTCGCCCGCGCGCTCGCCGCGGCCGAGGAGGACCTGGCCGACGCGGCCGCCCGGCTGCGCGACCGGCTCCCCGCCGGCCTCGCGATCACGACGGAGGCGGCCGAGGGCGCCGGGATCGGCGCGGCCCTGCGCTCGCTCGTCCTGCTTCCCGGGGAACTGCTGGCCTGCCAGTCGAGCCACGACGGACCCATCCGTAAGGTGTTCCTCGGCGAAAGCTCCGGAAAAATCGTGCGCGCCGCCTCCTGCCCCATCGTCGTGCTGCCGCGCGGAAGCCTTCCGGAATGA
- a CDS encoding amino acid permease: protein MRALLRSLVRTKPVDRLVRESGAGEGGELKRTMSPLQLTLFSVGATLGTGIFVVLGEAVPLAGPAVVVAFLLAAVTALFSALSYAELAGTIPLSGSSYSYSYATLGELVAWVSGWCLMLEYAVSVSAVAVGWGQYLNDLFDQGFGYTLPAAISSPPGEGGLVNVPAVVIVVLSALLLLRGTSESATVNVVMVFLKTGVLLFFCAVAFTAFRSGNVKPFAPLGFAGVSAAGSKVFFSYIGFDAASTAGEEARNPRRDLPLAIVASLAIVTALYVLVALAAVGAMPLSAFKESGGEASLATVLERATHATWPSVVLSLGAVIAIASVVLTVMYGQTRILFAMSRDGLIPPIFQRVHPRSRVPVANTVIVAGFIAVLGAAVPLGRLTDATSIGTLFAFAMVNVGVIVLRRTRPDMPRGFRTPFFPVTPLLGVAFCGYLMVKLSGVTWVVFSLWTLGGLVAYFLYGRRHSRLNSDPGGTP, encoded by the coding sequence GTGCGGGCGCTGCTGCGCAGCCTCGTCCGGACGAAACCGGTGGACCGGCTCGTCCGGGAGAGCGGCGCGGGCGAGGGCGGCGAGCTGAAGCGGACCATGAGCCCGCTCCAGCTCACGCTGTTCAGCGTCGGCGCGACGCTCGGCACCGGCATCTTCGTCGTGCTCGGGGAGGCGGTGCCGCTCGCCGGCCCGGCCGTCGTCGTGGCGTTCCTGCTGGCGGCCGTCACCGCGCTGTTCTCCGCGCTGTCCTACGCCGAGCTGGCCGGGACGATCCCGCTGTCGGGCTCGTCCTACTCCTACTCCTACGCGACGCTCGGCGAGCTGGTCGCGTGGGTGTCGGGCTGGTGCCTGATGCTGGAGTACGCGGTGTCGGTCTCGGCGGTCGCGGTCGGCTGGGGCCAGTACCTCAACGACCTGTTCGACCAGGGGTTCGGGTACACGCTCCCGGCGGCGATCAGCAGCCCGCCGGGCGAGGGCGGGTTGGTCAACGTCCCGGCGGTGGTGATCGTCGTGCTGTCGGCGCTCCTGCTGCTGCGCGGGACGTCCGAGAGCGCGACCGTCAACGTCGTCATGGTGTTCCTGAAGACCGGCGTGCTGCTGTTTTTCTGCGCGGTCGCGTTCACGGCGTTCCGGTCCGGCAACGTGAAGCCGTTCGCGCCGCTGGGGTTCGCCGGGGTCAGCGCGGCCGGGTCGAAGGTGTTCTTCTCCTACATCGGCTTCGACGCGGCGTCCACGGCCGGGGAGGAGGCGCGCAACCCCCGGCGCGACCTGCCGCTCGCGATCGTCGCGTCGCTGGCGATCGTCACTGCGCTGTACGTGCTGGTCGCGCTGGCGGCCGTGGGCGCGATGCCGCTGAGCGCATTCAAGGAGAGCGGCGGCGAGGCGTCGCTGGCGACCGTGCTGGAACGCGCCACCCACGCGACCTGGCCGTCGGTCGTCCTGTCGCTCGGCGCGGTGATCGCCATCGCCAGCGTCGTCCTGACGGTCATGTACGGGCAGACGCGCATCCTGTTCGCGATGTCGCGGGACGGGCTCATCCCGCCGATCTTCCAGCGCGTCCACCCGCGCAGCCGGGTGCCCGTCGCCAACACCGTGATCGTCGCCGGGTTCATCGCCGTGCTCGGCGCGGCCGTCCCGCTCGGCCGGCTCACCGACGCGACCAGCATCGGCACGCTGTTCGCGTTCGCGATGGTCAACGTCGGCGTGATCGTGCTGCGCCGGACGCGCCCGGACATGCCGCGCGGCTTCCGCACGCCGTTCTTCCCCGTCACGCCGCTGCTCGGCGTCGCGTTCTGCGGCTACCTGATGGTGAAGCTCAGCGGCGTCACCTGGGTCGTGTTCTCGCTCTGGACGCTCGGCGGGCTCGTCGCCTACTTCCTCTACGGCCGCCGCCACTCCCGCCTGAACAGCGACCCCGGAGGCACGCCATGA
- the arcC gene encoding carbamate kinase, protein MRIVVALGGNALMRRGDRPDADLQRANVVAAVKSLAPLAAKHEMILTHGNGPQVGVLALESVNDPNLTRPYPLDTIGAETQGMIGYWILQSLQNALPGRQVLAMLNQTLVSAVDPAFEDPAKFVGQVYTHEEAVRLAREFGWTVKPDGDHWRRVVPSPRPQRVIETRLIHQLVRGGTVVVCAGGGGVPVFRNDVGQLEGVEAVIDKDLTAAVLAEALEADAFLILTDVPRVLRGYGTPEEEEIKHTTPHELRSEQFPAGSMGPKVEAAAGFVERTGDMAAIGRLDQCVQILDGTAGTIVTPNATWPLASTL, encoded by the coding sequence ATGCGCATCGTCGTCGCGCTCGGCGGGAACGCGCTCATGCGGCGCGGGGACCGGCCGGACGCCGATCTCCAGCGGGCCAACGTGGTGGCGGCGGTGAAGTCGCTGGCACCGCTCGCCGCGAAGCACGAGATGATCCTGACGCACGGGAACGGGCCGCAGGTCGGGGTGCTGGCGCTGGAGAGCGTCAACGACCCGAACCTCACCCGGCCCTATCCGCTGGACACGATCGGCGCCGAGACGCAGGGCATGATCGGCTACTGGATCCTCCAGTCGCTGCAGAACGCGCTGCCGGGCCGCCAGGTGCTCGCGATGCTCAACCAGACGCTGGTGTCGGCGGTGGACCCGGCGTTCGAGGACCCCGCCAAGTTCGTCGGGCAGGTCTACACGCACGAGGAGGCCGTCCGGCTCGCCCGCGAGTTCGGCTGGACGGTCAAGCCGGACGGCGACCACTGGCGGCGCGTCGTCCCCTCGCCCCGGCCGCAGCGCGTCATCGAGACGCGGCTGATCCACCAGCTCGTCCGGGGCGGGACGGTCGTGGTGTGCGCGGGCGGCGGCGGGGTTCCGGTCTTCCGCAACGACGTCGGCCAGCTCGAAGGCGTCGAGGCCGTCATCGACAAGGACCTGACGGCGGCCGTCCTCGCCGAGGCGCTGGAGGCCGACGCGTTCCTCATCCTCACCGACGTCCCGCGCGTCCTGCGCGGCTACGGGACGCCGGAGGAGGAGGAGATCAAGCACACGACCCCGCACGAGCTGCGGTCCGAGCAGTTCCCCGCCGGGTCGATGGGGCCGAAGGTCGAGGCGGCGGCCGGGTTCGTGGAGCGCACCGGCGACATGGCGGCGATCGGCCGGCTCGACCAGTGCGTCCAGATTTTGGACGGCACGGCGGGCACGATCGTCACGCCCAACGCCACCTGGCCCCTGGCGAGCACGCTCTGA
- the argF gene encoding ornithine carbamoyltransferase, which produces MAFTLRGRSYLRELDLTPKEFRFLLDLAADLKAAKYAGTERPLLTGKNIALIFEKTSTRTRCSFEVAAHDQGAHVTYLDPSGSQIGHKESMKDSARVLGRLFDAIEYRGSRQAYAEELARYSGVPVWNGLTDDWHPTQMLADMLTMREHSDKPLDEITFAYLGDARNNMGHSYVAAGAQCGMNVRIVAPRELWPDDDLVVRPARAVADRTGADLVITEDVAAGVRGADFVLTDVWVSMGEPAEVWNDRIRLLRPYQVNADVLRATGNPDVKFMHCLPAFHDRHTVVGEDVYQKTGLEALEVTDDVFESDASIVFDEAENRMHTIKAVMVATLA; this is translated from the coding sequence ATGGCCTTCACTCTGCGGGGCCGCAGCTACCTGCGGGAACTCGACCTGACGCCGAAGGAGTTCCGGTTCCTGCTCGACCTCGCCGCCGACCTGAAGGCGGCCAAGTACGCGGGCACCGAGCGGCCCCTGCTGACGGGCAAGAACATCGCGCTGATCTTCGAGAAGACCTCGACGCGGACGCGCTGCTCGTTCGAGGTCGCTGCCCACGACCAGGGCGCCCACGTGACGTACCTCGACCCGTCCGGTTCGCAGATCGGGCACAAGGAGTCGATGAAGGACAGCGCCCGCGTCCTCGGCCGCCTGTTCGACGCGATCGAGTACAGGGGGTCGCGCCAGGCGTACGCGGAGGAGCTGGCCCGCTACTCGGGCGTCCCGGTGTGGAACGGGCTCACCGACGACTGGCACCCGACGCAGATGCTCGCCGACATGCTCACGATGCGCGAGCACAGCGACAAGCCCCTGGACGAGATCACGTTCGCCTACCTCGGGGACGCCCGCAACAACATGGGCCACTCCTACGTCGCGGCGGGCGCGCAGTGCGGCATGAACGTGCGGATCGTCGCGCCGCGCGAGCTGTGGCCCGACGACGACCTGGTCGTCCGGCCCGCCCGCGCCGTCGCCGACCGGACCGGCGCCGACCTCGTGATCACCGAGGACGTCGCGGCGGGCGTCCGGGGCGCCGACTTCGTCCTCACCGACGTGTGGGTGTCGATGGGCGAGCCCGCCGAGGTGTGGAACGACCGCATCCGGCTGCTGCGGCCCTACCAGGTCAACGCCGACGTGCTGCGCGCGACGGGGAACCCGGATGTCAAGTTCATGCACTGCCTCCCGGCCTTCCACGACCGGCACACCGTCGTCGGCGAGGACGTCTACCAGAAGACCGGCCTGGAGGCGCTGGAGGTCACCGACGACGTGTTCGAGTCCGACGCCTCGATCGTGTTCGACGAGGCCGAGAATCGGATGCACACGATCAAGGCCGTGATGGTCGCGACGCTCGCCTGA
- a CDS encoding APC family permease, with protein MGEPGTSAVEAVGAPPGARLGLPQATALVVGNVVGTGIFLLPASLAAVGTISLPVLAVTTAGAMAVAVVLGRLGARIPAGGGPYAYARDAFGEFAGFWTAWSFWLTAWAGNAGAAVAWVGYVDYFLGWHGTTAGVVLGLAGIWAAAAVNLTGVRSMGRFQLATTVLKFLPLVLVAVAGLFFLDAANFGPLVEGGGSAWDAAWLAAGLILFAYSGMESVAIVAERLADPARDVGRASVLGVAACGALYLLVTVAVFGTVPHDRLAHSTAPFADAVEAMAGGGLGGELWGGVLAACAIVAGLGVLNGWTLLVAEMPLAAARDGMFPRAFARLTPRGVPAVGVVTGAALTSLMLVFAYASENAFATILLFASFTSALPYFFSAAAQLLWLRTRGRSAHRRRAFADAAVAVAALLFATAMVYGAGERAVMLGVLALLAGVPVYIRAKARRGEYGPRETAVQGS; from the coding sequence ATGGGGGAGCCGGGGACGTCGGCGGTCGAGGCCGTCGGAGCGCCGCCCGGCGCACGCCTCGGGCTGCCGCAGGCGACCGCGCTGGTCGTCGGGAACGTCGTCGGCACCGGGATCTTCCTGCTCCCGGCCTCGCTCGCCGCCGTCGGGACGATCAGCCTGCCCGTCCTCGCGGTCACGACGGCGGGCGCGATGGCGGTCGCGGTCGTCCTCGGCCGCCTCGGCGCCCGGATCCCCGCCGGCGGCGGCCCCTACGCCTACGCCCGCGACGCGTTCGGCGAGTTCGCCGGGTTCTGGACGGCCTGGTCGTTCTGGCTGACGGCCTGGGCCGGGAACGCCGGGGCCGCCGTCGCGTGGGTCGGCTACGTCGACTACTTCCTCGGCTGGCACGGGACGACGGCCGGGGTCGTCCTCGGCCTCGCCGGGATCTGGGCGGCGGCGGCCGTCAACCTGACCGGCGTGCGGAGCATGGGACGGTTCCAGCTCGCCACGACCGTCCTGAAGTTCCTGCCGCTCGTGCTCGTCGCCGTCGCCGGGCTGTTCTTCCTGGACGCCGCCAACTTCGGCCCCCTGGTCGAGGGCGGCGGGTCGGCGTGGGACGCGGCGTGGCTCGCGGCGGGCCTCATCCTGTTCGCCTACTCCGGCATGGAGAGCGTCGCGATCGTCGCCGAGCGGCTGGCCGACCCGGCGCGCGACGTCGGGCGCGCGAGCGTCCTCGGCGTCGCGGCGTGCGGGGCGCTCTACCTGCTCGTGACGGTGGCCGTGTTCGGGACCGTCCCGCACGACCGGCTCGCGCACAGCACCGCGCCGTTCGCCGACGCGGTCGAGGCGATGGCGGGCGGCGGGCTCGGCGGCGAGCTGTGGGGCGGCGTGCTGGCCGCGTGCGCGATCGTGGCGGGCCTCGGCGTCCTCAACGGCTGGACGCTGCTGGTCGCCGAGATGCCGCTCGCGGCGGCCCGGGACGGCATGTTCCCGCGCGCGTTCGCCCGGCTGACCCCGCGCGGAGTGCCCGCCGTCGGCGTCGTCACCGGCGCGGCCCTGACGTCGCTGATGCTCGTGTTCGCCTACGCGTCGGAGAACGCGTTCGCGACGATCCTGCTGTTCGCCTCCTTCACCTCCGCCCTCCCGTACTTCTTCTCGGCCGCCGCGCAGCTCCTGTGGCTGCGCACGCGCGGCCGGTCCGCGCACCGCCGCCGGGCCTTCGCGGACGCCGCGGTCGCCGTCGCGGCGCTGCTGTTCGCGACCGCGATGGTCTACGGCGCGGGGGAGCGGGCGGTGATGCTGGGCGTCCTCGCGCTGCTGGCGGGCGTCCCGGTCTACATCCGGGCCAAGGCGCGGCGCGGCGAGTACGGCCCGCGCGAGACGGCCGTCCAGGGCTCCTGA